A genomic window from Quercus lobata isolate SW786 chromosome 10, ValleyOak3.0 Primary Assembly, whole genome shotgun sequence includes:
- the LOC115963978 gene encoding uncharacterized protein LOC115963978 — MQNLHRVISRLSSTSLSSSTTTARVLTDKTKTKLRNDAINLRAFSAKSGENDGKDEWEKSAAGSFGNTTSGDLGWDSVSSWSTGLTKEHFDGEAPPPSGGDTSHSLVISGLQEIDDRLKELEAENRKSKAFVDGWGERMREMSVLLKQVREPGARGSYLKDSEKAEMYRLHKQNPEVYTVERLAKDYRIMRQRVHAILWLKELEEEEEKKLGHPLDDSVELLLDTCPEFFNSHDREFHVASLPYKPDFKVMPEGWDGTTRDLDEVHYEISQKEDEMLYQEFLQKMNFNKKKLAGEVKCHKYSRRRPSEGWNFTVEKMGPRGKRGGGGGWKFVSLPDGSSRPLNEMEKMYVKRETPRRRRKILP, encoded by the exons ATGCAAAATCTGCACCGTGTTATATCCCGATTGTCATCCACTTCACTAAGCTCAAGCACAACAACAGCCAGAGTTTTGAcagacaaaacaaaaaccaagttGAGAAATGATGCAATCAACTTGAGAGCCTTTTCAGCAAAATCTGGTGAAAATGACGGGAAAGATGAGTGGGAAAAGAGTGCGGCAGGATCATTTGGTAATACAACATCAGGTGATTTGGGGTGGGATTCTGTGTCCTCTTGGTCGACTGGGTTGACCAAGGAGCATTTTGATGGTGAGGCACCCCCACCTAGTGGAGGAGACACGTCACATTCTTTGGTAATCTCTGGATTGCAAGAAATTGATGATAGGTTGAAAGAATTGGAGGCGGAGAATCGAAAGAGTAAGGCATTTGTGGATGGGTGGGGTGAGAGGATGCGGGAGATGAGTGTGCTGTTGAAGCAAGTAAGAGAGCCTGGTGCTAGAGGGTCTTATCTGAAGGACTCGGAGAAGGCCGAGATGTATCGCTTGCACAAACAGAACCCCGAGGTGTACACAGTCGAGAGGCTAGCCAAGGATTATAGGATTATGAGGCAGAGAGTGCATGCCATTCTTTGGTTGAAGGAGCttgaggaggaagaggagaaaAAGCTTGGGCATCCTTTGGATGATTCTGTTGAGCTTTTGCTTGATACTTGTCCTGA ATTTTTTAATTCTCATGACAGGGAATTCCATGTGGCTTCCCTTCCTTACAAACCTGACTTCAAAGTCATGCCAGAGGGTTGGGATGGTACCACCAGAGATCTTGATGAAGTCCACTATGAGATATCCCAGAAAGAAGATGAAATGCTTTATCAAGAATTTCTCCAGAAGATGAACttcaacaaaaagaaa TTGGCAGGGGAGGTGAAATGCCACAAGTATAGCCGACGCCGTCCTTCAGAGGGGTGGAATTTCACAGTAGAGAAAATGGGGCCACGAGGGAAAcgtggaggtggtggtggctggAAATTTGTCAGCTTGCCTGATGGTTCCAGTCGACCTCTGAACGAAATGGAGAAAATGTATGTGAAGCGAGAGACCCCCCGCCGCCGACGGAAGATATTGCCGTGA
- the LOC115963984 gene encoding E3 ubiquitin-protein ligase RGLG2-like, with amino-acid sequence MGGITSKRASARQASSIGSNSYSWSHQNHPQSPYAQPSQEYWQQQQFAPPPPTYGGGQAPEPRRRLERKYSKIDDNYISLEQVTEALKRAGLESSNLIVGIDFTKSNEWTGSRSFNRRSLHHVGDEQNPYEQAISIIGKTLSSFDEDNLIPCFGFGDASTHDQEVFSFYPDERFCDGFEEVLARYRELVPVLRLAGPTSFAPVIEMAITIVEQSGGQYHVLLIIADGQVTRSVDTERGDLSPQEKKTVDAIVKASEYPLSIVLVGVGDGPWDMMREFDDNIPARAFDNFQFVNFTEIMSKNMDRSRKEAEFALAALMEIPSQYKATLELNILGASRGNTIDRVPLPPPMYGTAPFNTRKPSQSSSFHSSARSSGVNETVGVSAPPSYASDNHVCPICLINPKDMAFGCGHQTCCDCGEDLELCPICRSTIQTRIRLY; translated from the exons ATGGGTGGGATTACTTCAAAGCGGGCAAGTGCTAGACAGGCTTCATCAATAGGATCTAATTCATACTCATGGAGTCATCAGAATCATCCACAGTCACCATACGCACAACCAAGCCAAGAGTATTGGCAACAGCAGCAGTTTGCACCTCCACCTCCGACGTATGGGGGTGGTCAGGCCCCTGAGCCAAGAAGGCGGTTAGAGAGGAAGTATTCAAAGATAGATGATAATTATATTAGCCTGGAGCAG GTCACTGAGGCATTGAAACGTGCTGGTCTAGAGTCTTCCAATCTTATTGTTGGTATTGACTTCACAAAGAGCAATGAGTGGACAG GTTCAAGGTCATTTAACAGGAGAAGCTTGCATCATGTTGGAGATGAACAAAATCCTTATGAGCAGGCAATATCTATTATTGGAAAAACATTGTCTTCCTTTGATGAGGATAACTTGATTCCCTGTTTTGGATTTGGAGATG CATCAACACATGATCAagaagttttcagtttctatcCAGACGAGAGATTTTGTGATGGATTTGAAGAAGTATTGGCACGATATAGAGAATTGGTCCCTGTTCTACGACTTGCAG GGCCAACATCATTTGCTCCTGTCATTGAAATGGCCATCACTATTGTTGAGCAAAGTGGTGGTCAGTATCATGTGTTATTGATAATTGCTGATGGACAG GTGACAAGAAGTGTTGATACCGAGCGTGGTGATCTAAGCccacaagaaaagaaaactgtTGATGCAATTGTGAAAGCAAG TGAGTACCCTTTGTCAATTGTTTTAGTTGGTGTTGGAGATGGGCCATGGGACATGATGAGAGAATTTGATGATAACATCCCTGCTCGTGCCTTTGATAACTTCCAG TTTGTGAATTTTACAGAAATAATGTCAAAGAATATGGATCGTTCCAGAAAAGAAGCAGAATTTGCTCTAGCTGCACTGATGGAAATACCATCCCAGTACAAAGCAACACTAGAGCTTAATATATTGGG TGCCAGTAGGGGGAATACTATAGACAGGGTTCCTCTTCCCCCACCCATGTACGGTACAGCTCCCTTCAACACCAGAAAGCCTTCACAGTCGAGCAGTTTTCATTCAAGTGCACGTTCTTCTGGTGTAAATGAAACTGTTGGTGTCTCAGCTCCTCCAAGTTATGCTTCTGATAATCAC GTTTGTCCCATTTGCCTTATCAATCCAAAAGACATGGCCTTTGGTTGTGGACATCAG ACATGTTGTGACTGCGGAGAAGATCTTGAGTTATGCCCCATTTGCCGGAGCACCATCCAGACCAGAATAAGGCTCTATTAA